The Scyliorhinus torazame isolate Kashiwa2021f chromosome 10, sScyTor2.1, whole genome shotgun sequence genome contains a region encoding:
- the fgf4 gene encoding fibroblast growth factor 4, with the protein MLIRMLRIQPARLSILLLGVACALGALVRGAPLSAQPNVTLERKWETLLSRSMPRIPGERAEMSRETGYLLGIKRLRRLYCNVGIGFHLQVLADGRISGAHSENRYSLLEISPVERGVVNLLGVNSGLFVAMNSKGKLYGSVYYSDECKFNEILLPNNYNAYESNAYPNMYMALSKNGKTKKGNKVSPIMTMTHFLPRI; encoded by the exons ATGTTGATCAGGATGCTGCGAATTCAGCCGGCCCGCTTGTCCATCCTGCTCCTCGGAGTGGCCTGTGCCCTGGGCGCCCTGGTGCGCGGTGCCCCCCTCTCCGCCCAGCCCAATGTCACCCTGGAGCGCAAGTGGGAGACTCTCTTGTCCCGCTCCATGCCTCGAATCCCGGGGGAGAGGGCGGAGATGAGCCGGGAGACTGGCTACTTGCTGGGCATCAAGAGGCTGCGCCGCCTGTACTGCAATGTGGGAATCGGCTTCCATCTCCAAGTGTTAGCGGATGGCAGGATCAGCGGGGCGCACAGCGAGAACCGCTACA gtcttctggaaatctcgcCGGTGGAAAGGGGAGTTGTCAACCTCCTGGGTGTCAACAGCGGGTTATTTGTAGCCATGAATAGCAAAGGCAAACTCTATGGATCT GTTTACTACAGCGATGAATGCAAATTCAACGAAATTCTCCTACCCAATAATTACAACGCCTACGAATCCAACGCGTACCCAAACATGTACATGGCGTTAAGCAAGAATGGCAAAACAAAGAAGGGGAACAAGGTTTCACCCATCATGACAATGACTCATTTTCTGCCGAGAatctga